A genomic segment from Acyrthosiphon pisum isolate AL4f chromosome A3, pea_aphid_22Mar2018_4r6ur, whole genome shotgun sequence encodes:
- the LOC100168589 gene encoding probable methylmalonate-semialdehyde dehydrogenase [acylating], mitochondrial: MIRSNMLKKNVFQQAIRFNATCSAIPKVPMYIDGKFVESKTNDWIDVHNPATNEVISKVPKCTQSEMEHAVESSKAAYKLWSKTSVMRRQQIMFRYQEIIKANMKKLAENITKEQGKTLIDAEGDVTRGLQVVENCCNFTSSIMGESLPLVATDMDIHSYREPLGVTAGIAPFNFPAMIPLWMFPVAISCGNTFVIKPSERVPGNCMMLVEMLSEAGCPPGVVNIIHGSVDTVNFICDAPDIKAISFVGANTAGEHIYTRGSKNGKRVQSNMGAKNHGVIMPDANKTSMLNSLVGAAFGAAGQRCMALSTAVFVGDAKNWLPELKSRAENLNVNAGHVPNTDVGPVISPEAKNKIHSLIQSGIDEGAKILLDGRNISVPGYEKGNFVGPTILTDVKPHMKCYTEEIFGPVLVCLTADTLDEALNIINSNPYGNGTAIFTTNGATARKFTHEVQCGNVGVNVPIPVPLPMFSFTGTRGSFLGQNHFYGKQGYHFFTELKTVTQLWKESDATDTKAAVSMPVMR, translated from the exons ATGATCCGGTCTAACATGTTAAAA aaaaatgtatttcaacaaGCAATTCGGTTTAATGCAACATGCAGTGCCATTCCAAAAGTTCCAATGTACATAGATGGAAAGTTTgttgaatcaaaaacaaatgattGGATCGATGTACATAATCCTGCTACAAatgaa GTTATTTCTAAAGTACCAAAATGTACACAAAGTGAAATGGAACACGCAGTAGAATCATCCAAAGCAGCTTATAAATTGTGGTCGAAAACTTCTGTTATGAGAAGACAACAAATCATGTTTCGTTATCAGGAAATCATCAAAGCTAATatg aaaaaattagCAGAGAATATAACCAAGGAACAAGGGAAAACATTGATTGATGCAGAAGGAGATGTAACTCGTGGACTAC AGGTTGTTGAAAATTGTTGCAATTTTACCAGCTCAATTATGGGTGAATCATTACCGTTAGTAGCTACTGATATGGATATACATTCCTATCGAGAACCTCTTGGGGTGACGGCTGGTATCGCTCCATTCAATTTCCCTGCAATGATACCCTTATGGATGTTTCCTGTTGCTATTTCTTGTGGAAATACATTTGTTATCAAG ccTTCAGAAAGAGTACCTGGTAATTGTATGATGCTTGTTGAAATGTTGTCCGAAGCTGGCTGCCCCCCTGGTGTTGTGAATATTATTCATGGCAGTGTAGACACAGTGAACTTCATCTGTGATGCACCAGACATTAAAGCAATTTCATTTGTTGGTGCAAACACTGCG gGTGAACATATTTACACTAGAGGTTCTAAAAATGGTAAAAGAGTGCAAAGCAATATGGGTGCAAAAAATCATGGTGTAATAATGCCTGATGCTAACAAGACTAGCATGTTAAATTCATTAGTTGGAGCTGCGTTTGGAGCAGCTGGACAAAGATGTATGGCATTAAGTACGGCTGTGTTTGTTGGTGATGCCAAGAATTGGCTTCCCGAATTAAAGAGTCGTgctgaaaatttaaatgtcaatGCTG gtCATGTTCCAAATACTGATGTAGGCCCAGTTATATCTCCagaagcaaaaaataaaatccacagTTTAATCCAATCTGGTATTGATGAAGGAGCTAAAATTCTTTTGGACGGAAGAAACATAAGTGTGCCGGGCTATGAAAAAGGAAATTTTGTTGGACCAACTATTCTTACAGACGTGAAG CCACATATGAAATGTTATACAGAAGAAATATTTGGACCGGTGTTGGTGTGCTTGACTGCTGATACTTTGGATGAAGCGTTAAACATTATTAACTCAAATCCATATGGTAATGGTACAGCTATATTTACTACAAATGGAGCAACAGCTAGAAAGTTCACTCACGAAGTCCAATGTGGGAAT GTTGGTGTAAATGTACCTATCCCAGTTCCATTGCCAATGTTTTCATTTACTGGTACACGAGGCTCATTTTTGGGACAAAATCATTTCTATGGCAAACAa GGTTACCACTTTTTTACGGAATTGAAAACAGTTACACAACTTTGGAAAGAATCTGATGCCACAGACACCAAAGCTGCCGTCTCTATGCCTGTGATgcgataa
- the LOC100158947 gene encoding prostatic spermine-binding protein, with protein sequence MTIACKLWLLAVVCVAFLYQDGPQGNGVLCVKKAAHLDEDNSSGAGSSDEDKADHDSDNQSGGDSNGEGDSDGDGEGNNNEDSTDEDDDDDGDNKEHSKHETNKQSGKGKNHHRHHDDDDDDDGEDGEDGEDEKDEDDEGLDEDDDKEHHKNIKNKKNNDDEIGEMKIFTTTTITGKPKDILKFLDAGVKPYKPAALDFKKKSNAKLLKKIENITKSNKSSKGKKDPNEDLTNYMSNIIKESSKKKKSKETDPDKILMALVKNVLLKLLKDM encoded by the exons ATGACCATTGCCTGTAAACTGTGGTTATTGGCCGTGGTGTGTGTAGCGTTCTTATACCAGGATGGTCCCCAAGGCAACGGCGTGTTATGCGTAAAAAAGGCCGCCCATTTAGACGAAGATAATTCGTCTGGAGCTGGATCGTCTGATGAAGATAAAGCTGATCATGATTCCGACAACCAAAGTGGTGGTGATTCCAATGGTGAGGGTGATTCGGATGGCGACGGTGAAGGAAACAACAATGAAGATTCCACtgatgaagatgatgatgatgatggcgACAATAAAGAACATTCCAAACATGAAACTAATAAACAATCTGGTAAAGGCAAGAATCACCACCGTCACCACGATGACGATGATGACGATGACGGAGAAGATGGAGAAGACGGAGAAGATGAAAAAGATGAAGATGATGAAGGTCTCGACGAAGATGATGATAAAGAGCACCACAAGAATatcaaaaataagaaaaataatgacGATGAAATAGgggaaatgaaaatatttacgaCCACCACCATCACAGGAAAACCAAAGGATATCCTAAAATTCCTCGACGCag gCGTGAAGCCATATAAACCAGCTGCTctggattttaaaaaaaaatcaaatgctaaacttttaaaaaaaattgaaaacatcactaaaagtaataaatcaaGCAAGGGCAAAAAAGATCCAAACGAAGATTTGACGAATTACATGAGTAACATTATAAAGgagagttcaaaaaaaaaaaaatctaaggaAACAGATCCAGATAAA atattaatGGCTCTCGTGAAGAATGTTTTGTTAAAGTTATTGAAAGATATGTAG